The genomic window AGGTGACCAAAACAAGATCACACTTGCCTCTACAGAGTAGTTGTTGGCTGTCTGTCATAGAAAGTCAGTGTAAGTTTCATCAAGGGTAGGAAAAAGGTACATAATGTGATTTCATTTGTGGAGTTTTTGAAATGAAGCATGAATTTAAATAGattcaaagttttgtttttgacaCGTAGCAGGAAATAAAACTTAAGTGGAATTGTAAAGAGTTATTTTGAGCTTCTAGCTTGTATCAGCCTTATTAGGAAAACTTGTTTTAGTTTTTATGTCTTCCCCGAAGTATTATTTATCATTGGTTACAAATATTCTACATTTCTAAACTTAAGGTagaaattttgcttatataaatactttaaaactttttatgtgctaatttaaaatatgtcaaatgaaataattaagcCTGTTTAATATTTATgaatgaattctttttaaaagtttgtttcagCTTTAATTTGTTGTTGCCATTCAAGTTGTAGATTTTTGGCAATCATCAATTTTTTCTAAACTTtagtatttataattatttactttAATACAGActtccataaataaaaataacttgtcTGTTGTATTATGCTTTACATTAGTGGTGGCTGTGTTTCAGTGATAAAGTTATGGCTCTCATCATTAAAGTTTTGAGACTCTTCAGGATGAAAACTACACAAATTTGGAATCATagctttttctttcaaaaatagcTATTTTGTGCATTAAGTAATTATGTCCTCCTCAGAAGTTCTGAAACTGTGAATGTTTTTTTAATACAGTCTTGGTGACTTTTATTCACTGCCTCTCTCACTCCCAAAAGAATTCACAAGATACCTGCCACATTGAAATACCTCCTAAGCTCAGCAATGCTTCAACTTTTTGATCACTCTCAGTGTGGATTAGAAGGACAGATGTTGACATCCTTAACAGTAGCAGTGGTGAGGACATTGGGCTTCAGTAGAGGCATTAacttaaaataagtttaaaaaaggaatgagaaagaaaaaagccatgCCATGGCAATTTAGGAAATGTTTGAATTTAGTTTAGTTTAATCAAATGCTGCTTTTAAGGTTATATTGCCTAGTTATCAAAAAGTCTTTTTCTGGGATCACCAGGATTAAAGCATCTAATGCTGTAATAGATAGGATTTCTCACCTGTGATCCTGTGAATTTATTTCTTGTAATAGAAAGGGAATTCAGTAATAtctgtattcttttaaaattactttttgggATGGTTTAACTAACAGTCTATTGAAGGGACACAGCAATTCATTGTGCTAAACAGAAACCTTTTTCTTCAGTTTACTTAACAATGAACAAAATAGTTAGGGATTTTTACTGTTAAAAATGCATGTGTCAACTTAAGTATGGCagaagataaaacatttttttgtgtTCATCATCAAGGCTCCCATTatgttttctttggtttttaatCAAGGGAACTATCTTATTAACTTCAAGAAATTTTAGCCAATATAATTGACTAGTCCAGATTTAGTAGACTTTCTTAGATCTTTGAGTGAATAGCATAGGACATGAATGTTTTTGAAGGTTTTCAGTACTATTGAGAATGTTGGAGCTCTACTGGTATTAATTTTTCTGTATTAAATCATAGCACTTAATTTTGTGCACAAGCCTTTGAGCTGAAATATTTTCTTGTATTGAAAGCCTTTTGATGTTAACATGTTAGAACAaatagtaatatttcattttttcttttcttacagcAAGCAAGGATTTGGCACAGACATCCTATTTCATGGCTACCAACAGGTTGTTATCCTGACCCTCTTTGTTGCACTGTTGTAGCACACTATAGCTTCCTTTACTGCAGGGCCCCCTCCATGTGTCTTTTACCCTTGTTGCAACAGGCGACTGGACCATCTAGAGTGGTGGTACCTTCCTGTTTGCAGTGCGGTGTATTGTACAAGGGTCTTTTGGCACAAAGGGGTTTAATGCACAATGAGAAGTGTAGTGGTGCTTTCTGATGACATATTCTCGATTGTGAGTGCATAAGTCTAAAATTGGTAGCCTGAATAGCAGCTAAAGATTACAAAGAGCTAAACTTAACCTAGAAATTCGAGCATCTTGGTAAGTACAAAGCTATTTCTAGTTTACAATTGTAgttaaatgacaatttttttaatttaaacataTTGATCCAATCCtaactttaaaataatcattaaagtttaaaaaaaataaaatcttttaacttggatttttttccagatAATACCCTCTAGTAGTAAACTAGAAGTAGTCAATCATATAAGTGCATGGGTTTCCATAAGCACAATTTATGCCTTAAGTAAATGGTTTggtttttggctttttatttttgtttttggttttttttttttttgtttgtttgttttatttttttcaacttagataaaacaatatgtaaaacCTTTTTTCAACTTATGTAAGAACTTCTATGTTTGTTCAATAAATATATCCAtcaattatttccatttccatcactTGAAAGTTGAACCTGGAAGAGTAGTTAGGTGTCAGAATATTTGAGCTctgaatattaaatttttatggtATAGACATAACATTAACgttttacatatttttagaaGATGATTGGGAGGGGAACAAACCAACTTTGTGTGGTCCTTAGTTTCTTATGACAGAAAACATTGTTAAGCAGTAAGATTTTTGTAAATACACATGTGTCCTTAGATGCATGTCTTCATTCCTAAAAATTGAACCTTTATAGTTGAAAATATTCTGGGATAATATTAGATTTAAAGGTTTTAGatgagatgggggtgggggagatggCTGTCACAGAAGTTATTTGGTCAGCCTACTAGTTTAGCATTTTTAtagttagcttttttagttacttTGGGCCTTGAGAAGCTATACAGCCAGAGGTAAGTTTTGGTGGGGCTTTTgctagaggaagaaagagagtcaTTCAGGAGATAAAAGTGTTAACTCTTGTGTGACTAGATAATTTGCTGTTCATAAGAGCTATTGGAGATCCACATGAAATGGTTTGATCCCAacttatgtatatgttttaataCTACTTTGTTAGTTTAACTAATTAtgctttaattgttttttttaatgttctcaaattacaaaggaagtaaatatatgattttaaaattaagtacaTTTATAGTAACTTGTACCAAATTAAAAATGAGTTGAAAGGTAAATATTCTATCTTTTGTCCCTACAAATAAGTAAAACTTTGATTTATGATTAAGATAGCCTCATTGATCTGATGTTAGTGTGTCTGGTTTTTAAAGAAAACCTATATATTTTGGGTGTACTATTCCTAATCttactgattaatttttttcctttgtttttgcaTATTTGAATATCTGGTTCTTCATTTTCAAACCTGTCCTGCAATAGTCTACATCTTACTACCTTCTGCCTTCAATATAAACCCACAGTGATAGCATGTGTATGCATTCATTTGGCCTGCAAATGGTCCAATTGGGAGATTCCTGTATCTACTGATGGAAAACATTGGTGGGAATATGTGGATCCATCAGTTACTTTAGAATTACTTGACGGTAAGTATAATCAAATTATCATCCCAAAAATAGCTAAAGGAATTATTCGGGGAAATAAACTCAGGGTATTAGGGAGGGAAATGGATGATAGCTGCCATAATGTAAAGTGTTCTTAGGTTGACAGAACTGCAAGATGTCCTTACCCAATACAAATGTCTTAACTAATTTTGTGATTTCAAGGTTATAGAATTGATAAGTGAACTggtaattttttgtaaaaaattggCATCTCCCTTAGGAAGGAATCTAAATTATGTTACTAGTTGGTGATGTTCAGTAATAAAACATGAAGAAGTTAACATTAGCATTGAAAGCCCTTTCTAATTCACTTCCTCACACTCTTTCTGGgcctcctcagcccatttgccataaccctgcaggcGCCATAAATGTGTCAGCCCACAGCATCTTGCCAGAGGGCTATACTTTGAGAACTCCCGACCTATAtgatcccctccccccaaaaaaaccccaacaacctACCTTTCACTTACTTAGATGTGTACAAGCTGTGTGCCCCAGTAGAAGGTGAGCATCTTTGTATCCCAGTAACTGGTAGATGTTGTTAATAAGTTAATTGATGATGCAGCCAGTTCCAGTACACGGGACAGATGTAACTAACAAGGACCAGAATTCTGAGCAGTGTAAGAAAATCAGAGATTacgttttttttgttgtttttttgttttttatgggaATGTAAAGAAAGTCATTTGGAAACAAAAATCTTACCTCTgctaaaaacatatataaaattggattcctttttaaaatctttacaaAATATTCTTGTACAGAATATTCATGTTTTTTCctatcaattttcctttttcctgattATCATCTCTTAAAAAAGAAGACCAtgataattcatttttcattgagGACCATTGAGATATAAAGGTAACCTGGCAGAGTTTGAGCAGCCAATTTTTTCcacagaattttattttccttaaacaAATTACCAAAGATAGTTGCTGGGTCATGAATTCAGCTACAAAttgaaaaggcttttttttttcttcagaaaggagaaaatatcctCTTTTTAGCAATGAGTCAAATAAAGTGGGTCTGTAACAAATGCCTGATTCTCAGCAATGTTCCAGGTCAACCAATAGATAAAAGATGATTAAAATTACATATTCTATTAAGCATTGTGCCCTGCCTTCTCATTCAGCTCAAGcagtgatttttccaaagtcaAGTCTATTGCCAAAAGAGAAAGGCAtcgtttttttttaaataaaatcctaagatttagagctgaaagatcATTCTTACATgaaaaatcatctagtctaaccctttcattttatagaataaattCGTGCCTTAAGAGGCTATGGTTTTGCCAATATCATAATTattaagtaatagtaatagcCATAAATGTAAAGAATGGATGGTATACTCTCTGGCTTCATTATCCACATAAATGATTCATATATCAGACCCTGCTTTGCCTTCTGTGCTTTAGTCCTCTATCACCAATTGGCTGTAGGACAGTTcatacttgatttaaaaaaaaaaaaaaagagtataaccTTCTATCTTAAACAGGACCCATCTTTCTCCTTTAACCCTCTTTCAGATTACCTTATTTCTGTCAAAAGTACTATTGCCCTACTTCCAGTCACCCAGATTTATAACCTGAATCATTTTCTGCTCTACGGTCTTCTTTATCCAGTACATCTAATCTTTGTTCTTAGGTGGCCACTACTGTAGTTATTAATCTGTCCTAGACTTTTGCAGTATCTTCCTGCCTTCATATTCTCTCCTCTTCATTTATTACCCACACAGATGCAAAAGTAATATTGTAATCATAGTTAACATTTCTTAGACTCCGGTGACTTCCTGTTAATTCCtagagtatctttttttttcctgaggcaattggagttaccggatttgcccagggtcacacaattaaaaagtgttaagtatctgaggctagatttcaactcTGGTGCTTCATCCACTGCACCCCTAGTTACTCCACGGTGTGTCTTAAAGTCTTCACAATCTGTCTCCAACTAGGAATCAAAACTTTTAATGTTCAGTTTGTGTAGTTGTAAACATCAGTAGCTAAACCTCATAGCACTTTGACGAGGATGAtaatcacatctttttttttttttttttttttttttttttttttttttttttttttttttttgctgagggcaattgggattgtgacttgcccacagtcacacagctaggaagtgtcaagtttctgagaccagatttgaactcaggctggtgctctatccactgtgccacctaagaATCACATTTGATTTGAAAAATTACTCCTGAACAGTTTTATCAAATTAACATGCTGAACAGATCCTTTTCAGCACTAAAGTTCTTTCTAAATCAGATTCCATTTTAAGAGAGttaattggcttttttttttacccttacCAGACATTTCCCAAAAAAAACCTTATACCAGAAAATAACCTAATGTTGAATGAATTATATGTATCATTTTCCATCTTTGTAGTTTGATTTGTTGCATCCTTTACAATTAAAAGGAAGCCtgtgtttaaattttttcataaaatgcatttttttttttttaaattttttaaaaggagttgttcttttgtttatttgacAACCATCACTTTTAACCTTATctttactatatacaaagtagaatTCTAATTGAATCCATAATGAGTGAAAGACTTTAAACATAAGAGTTtgttggggtgggggttgggttTATAGGTTGGGAAGGGGAGGGTTAGTAGTTTTAAGAAGTTATCTTAAGAGGCAGACCTGAGTTAaagtcccacctctgacactGAACTTAGTATCTCACATAAAGATCTCAAGTTACAATTGAGCATATTGGTAAAGTAAGTTTCTACCTAAGGAACTGAATTATTGGAAATGTAGGTTAGGAAACAAccaacagaaccaaaaaaaaaaaaaaaagggcttgcTTGCAAAATAGAATCTTGGAATGGGAAAATAGGTATGTTTATCAATTTTAAAAGTGCAATTCAGGGCatcattttattttggaatttagtGAGGCTCCTGAGATAACTGAAAGAAGGCAAAGAGGAGAAAACCCCCAAAGATGATCCTTTAGGTTTACTCTATAGGGTTAACACAATTAGTATATAGTCAGTATCCTGATCACATGACAGGCTAATCATGTAGGTGTTCTCATTGGTTTTTTCTTTTAGGGAGCATAATCATAAGCTTCTTCGAtattgctcatttaagaaaaggttcattttttacaaattgtGTAAACTTTCCCTTAtgttattgaaataattaaattagtGGAAAAGTTGGATTGTTTGGGACCTAGGATTGGTACCTctaaaaaagcaaagcaatttGACATACTGAATAGAGTTCCAGAACCAAAATAAATGAGAGGGTCACATCCCACCATTGCTGTGTGATTGTAGCTAGGACACTTTAAGTTAATAGGTATTTCTAGAAATTAATTTGTCCTTTATTATATCATATACTTTTGAAGTTTACAGAGTACTTTCCTCACAGCTATAAATAATGTAAAtgttctccccattttatagatgaagaatatAAGGTTTAGTGAAGAGACTGACCCAAGGTAACTTAATTTAGCATTAATGCAAGTATTAAAAGCACCATACTCTTTACTGTTACCAGAGTATGACAAGCAATCTTAACAAGATTGTGACCATTTCTCCAAAAGTGAGAAGTGGAAAATCTAGAGAGAGCTCTTTGAGGTACTTGATTTAAGTGAGCCAATAAAGTGCTAGATTATTTAAGTTCCTTTCAAGTGTGCAGagtgttcattttcttttcagaattaacTCATGAATTTCTACAAATTTTGGAGAAAACTCCTAATCGATTGAAGAGGATACGAAACTGGAGGGTAAGAAGAAACTTAAAGGTTTTTCCAAAAAGTTACTGTATCACTTTGGAATggattaaatatcctttttttttttttttttggccactcTTCCTAAAAATTATCGGTTTTTTCtactctgtttatatatatagataacatAAGGAACATATGCTTCCTTTCATGAGGCAGTTCTCAATTGGCATGTGAAGTTAATGTCTTAAATCccagattgtcttttttttccccatatatttTATGCgacttttttttacagataaaaaattgACTGGTCTCCTTTGCTTTCACtactttcttttgtgttttgttttgttttgttttttaaataggctAATCAGGCGGCTAAAAAACCTAAAGGGGATGGACAGGTGTCTGAGACAGCTCTTCTTGGTTCATCTCTGGTGCAGAATTCCATTTTAGTAGATAGTGTTACTGGTGTGACTACAAATGCAAGTTTTCAGAAACCATCTTCATCAGCATTTCCTGCACCAGTTCCTCTGAATTCAGGAAATATTTCTGTTCAAGACAGTCATACATCTGATAATTTGGCAATACTAACTACAGGAATGCCAAGTACCTCATACAGTTTGGCATCACACCAAGAATGGCCTCAGCATCAAGAACCAACAAGGACAGAACAAATATATTCACAGAAACAGGAGACTCCAGTGTCTGGAAGTCAGTACAACATCAACTTCCAGCAAGGACCTGCTGGGTCATTACATTCAGGATTACATCACAGGTCTGACAAACTCTCTGATCATCCTTCAGTTAAACAAGAATATGTTCACAAGTCAGGAAGCAGTAAACACCATGGGCCAGTATCTGCTGCTCCAGTAATAGTTCCTCAGAAAATGTCATTagataaatatagagaaaaacGAAAGCTAGAAACACTTGAACTGGATGTAAGGGAACACTATGTAGCTGCCCAAGCAGAGCAGCCACACAAAAAGCACATGCAATTACAGGCAGCCAGCAGCAGTTCTGTAACTTCTcccattaaaatgaaaattcctattGCAAATGCAGAGAAGCCAGAAAAATACATGtcggataaaaaagaaaagagtggaTCACTTAAATTGCGTATTCCAATTCCCCCTACTGAGAAAAGTTCTAGtaaagaagaactgaaaatgaaaataaaggtcTCTTCCTCGGAAAGACACAGCTCTTCTGATGAGGGCAGTGGGAAAAGCAAGCATTCAAGTCCTCACGTGAGCAAAGACCACAAAGAAAAGCACAAGGAACATTCCTCCAACCGCCATCACAGTGGCAGCCACAAGCATTCCCATTCACACAGTGGCAGCAGCAGTGGTGGCAGTAAACATAGTACTGATGGAATACCACCCACGGTTCTGAGGAGTCCTGTTGGCCTGGGCAGTGATGGTGGTAATTCCTCTAGTTCCAGTGCTGCAAGGAAGAAGTTGCACATCAATGATGCGTCTCACAACCACCACTCCAAAATGAGCAAAAGTTCCAAAAGTTCAGGTAGTTCATCTAgttcttcctcctctgttaagcAGTATATATCCTCTCACAACTCTGTTTTTAACCATCCCTTACCCCCTCCTCCCCCTGTCACATACCAGGTGGGCTACGGACATCTCAGCACCCTCGTGAAACTGGACAAGAAGCCAGTGGAGACCAACGGTCCTGATGCCAATCACGAGTACAGTACAAACAGCCAGCATATGGACTACAAAGACACATTCGACATGCTGGATTCGCTGTTAAGTGCCCAAGGAATGAACATGTAATCAATTGTTTAGGtcaatttttcctttacttttttaatttaagaattgttAGAATGGAAAACTTCCTGATCTAGCAAAGGCAACACCAGCTGTTGCTGCCATTGTTTCAATATATGTAAGTGCTGCTTTATCCTTCACTCTGAAAAGAAGAGGTTATAGTAAACAAGTCTTATCTCCACATATGATAGTGTTATAAATACTGTAATAGCATGGAAGGTGCAAAAATCTCAGTATTTTTACAGTTGCAGCTAAGAACAGTAGAACGAATGGCTGCTTCTAGGTGTATAGGATGCCTCAAGCATTATTTATCATTTGAATCCTGAAGCCACcggtttatttttttgttgttgttgttgcttagcTTTtgaatgagtgtaaattgttttcttttgtgtatttatgCTGTATGTATGAT from Sminthopsis crassicaudata isolate SCR6 chromosome 3, ASM4859323v1, whole genome shotgun sequence includes these protein-coding regions:
- the CCNT2 gene encoding cyclin-T2 isoform X5; translation: MLQTLGFEITIEHPHTDVVKCTQLVRASKDLAQTSYFMATNSLHLTTFCLQYKPTVIACVCIHLACKWSNWEIPVSTDGKHWWEYVDPSVTLELLDELTHEFLQILEKTPNRLKRIRNWRANQAAKKPKGDGQVSETALLGSSLVQNSILVDSVTGVTTNASFQKPSSSAFPAPVPLNSGNISVQDSHTSDNLAILTTGMPSTSYSLASHQEWPQHQEPTRTEQIYSQKQETPVSGSQYNINFQQGPAGSLHSGLHHRSDKLSDHPSVKQEYVHKSGSSKHHGPVSAAPVIVPQKMSLDKYREKRKLETLELDVREHYVAAQAEQPHKKHMQLQAASSSSVTSPIKMKIPIANAEKPEKYMSDKKEKSGSLKLRIPIPPTEKSSSKEELKMKIKVSSSERHSSSDEGSGKSKHSSPHVSKDHKEKHKEHSSNRHHSGSHKHSHSHSGSSSGGSKHSTDGIPPTVLRSPVGLGSDGGNSSSSSAARKKLHINDASHNHHSKMSKSSKSSGSSSSSSSSVKQYISSHNSVFNHPLPPPPPVTYQVGYGHLSTLVKLDKKPVETNGPDANHEYSTNSQHMDYKDTFDMLDSLLSAQGMNM
- the CCNT2 gene encoding cyclin-T2 isoform X3, with the protein product MASGRGASSRWFFSREQLENTPSRRCGVEADKELSYRQQAANFIQDMGQRLNVSQLTINTAIVYMHRFYMHHSFTKFNRNGEGGGLKLNIIAPTALFLAAKVEEQPRKLEHVIKVAHACLHQELLLDTKSEAYLQQTQELVILETIMLQTLGFEITIEHPHTDVVKCTQLVRASKDLAQTSYFMATNSLHLTTFCLQYKPTVIACVCIHLACKWSNWEIPVSTDGKHWWEYVDPSVTLELLDELTHEFLQILEKTPNRLKRIRNWRANQAAKKPKGDGQVSETALLGSSLVQNSILVDSVTGVTTNASFQKPSSSAFPAPVPLNSGNISVQDSHTSDNLAILTTGMPSTSYSLASHQEWPQHQEPTRTEQIYSQKQETPVSGSQYNINFQQGPAGSLHSGLHHRSDKLSDHPSVKQEYVHKSGSSKHHGPVSAAPVIVPQKMSLDKYREKRKLETLELDVREHYVAAQAEQPHKKHMQLQAASSSSVTSPIKMKIPIANAEKPEKYMSDKKEKSGSLKLRIPIPPTEKSSSKEELKMKIKVSSSERHSSSDEGSGKSKHSSPHVSKDHKEKHKEHSSNRHHSGSHKHSHSHSGSSSGGSKHSTDGIPPTVLRSPVGLGSDGGNSSSSSAARKKLHINDASHNHHSKMSKSSKSSGGLRTSQHPRETGQEASGDQRS
- the CCNT2 gene encoding cyclin-T2 isoform X2, with amino-acid sequence MASGRGASSRWFFSREQLENTPSRRCGVEADKELSYRQQAANFIQDMGQRLNVSQLTINTAIVYMHRFYMHHSFTKFNRNIIAPTALFLAAKVEEQPRKLEHVIKVAHACLHQELLLDTKSEAYLQQTQELVILETIMLQTLGFEITIEHPHTDVVKCTQLVRASKDLAQTSYFMATNSLHLTTFCLQYKPTVIACVCIHLACKWSNWEIPVSTDGKHWWEYVDPSVTLELLDELTHEFLQILEKTPNRLKRIRNWRANQAAKKPKGDGQVSETALLGSSLVQNSILVDSVTGVTTNASFQKPSSSAFPAPVPLNSGNISVQDSHTSDNLAILTTGMPSTSYSLASHQEWPQHQEPTRTEQIYSQKQETPVSGSQYNINFQQGPAGSLHSGLHHRSDKLSDHPSVKQEYVHKSGSSKHHGPVSAAPVIVPQKMSLDKYREKRKLETLELDVREHYVAAQAEQPHKKHMQLQAASSSSVTSPIKMKIPIANAEKPEKYMSDKKEKSGSLKLRIPIPPTEKSSSKEELKMKIKVSSSERHSSSDEGSGKSKHSSPHVSKDHKEKHKEHSSNRHHSGSHKHSHSHSGSSSGGSKHSTDGIPPTVLRSPVGLGSDGGNSSSSSAARKKLHINDASHNHHSKMSKSSKSSGSSSSSSSSVKQYISSHNSVFNHPLPPPPPVTYQVGYGHLSTLVKLDKKPVETNGPDANHEYSTNSQHMDYKDTFDMLDSLLSAQGMNM
- the CCNT2 gene encoding cyclin-T2 isoform X4 → MASGRGASSRWFFSREQLENTPSRRCGVEADKELSYRQQAANFIQDMGQRLNVSQLTINTAIVYMHRFYMHHSFTKFNRNIIAPTALFLAAKVEEQPRKLEHVIKVAHACLHQELLLDTKSEAYLQQTQELVILETIMLQTLGFEITIEHPHTDVVKCTQLVRASKDLAQTSYFMATNSLHLTTFCLQYKPTVIACVCIHLACKWSNWEIPVSTDGKHWWEYVDPSVTLELLDELTHEFLQILEKTPNRLKRIRNWRANQAAKKPKGDGQVSETALLGSSLVQNSILVDSVTGVTTNASFQKPSSSAFPAPVPLNSGNISVQDSHTSDNLAILTTGMPSTSYSLASHQEWPQHQEPTRTEQIYSQKQETPVSGSQYNINFQQGPAGSLHSGLHHRSDKLSDHPSVKQEYVHKSGSSKHHGPVSAAPVIVPQKMSLDKYREKRKLETLELDVREHYVAAQAEQPHKKHMQLQAASSSSVTSPIKMKIPIANAEKPEKYMSDKKEKSGSLKLRIPIPPTEKSSSKEELKMKIKVSSSERHSSSDEGSGKSKHSSPHVSKDHKEKHKEHSSNRHHSGSHKHSHSHSGSSSGGSKHSTDGIPPTVLRSPVGLGSDGGNSSSSSAARKKLHINDASHNHHSKMSKSSKSSGGLRTSQHPRETGQEASGDQRS
- the CCNT2 gene encoding cyclin-T2 isoform X6 codes for the protein MATNSLHLTTFCLQYKPTVIACVCIHLACKWSNWEIPVSTDGKHWWEYVDPSVTLELLDELTHEFLQILEKTPNRLKRIRNWRANQAAKKPKGDGQVSETALLGSSLVQNSILVDSVTGVTTNASFQKPSSSAFPAPVPLNSGNISVQDSHTSDNLAILTTGMPSTSYSLASHQEWPQHQEPTRTEQIYSQKQETPVSGSQYNINFQQGPAGSLHSGLHHRSDKLSDHPSVKQEYVHKSGSSKHHGPVSAAPVIVPQKMSLDKYREKRKLETLELDVREHYVAAQAEQPHKKHMQLQAASSSSVTSPIKMKIPIANAEKPEKYMSDKKEKSGSLKLRIPIPPTEKSSSKEELKMKIKVSSSERHSSSDEGSGKSKHSSPHVSKDHKEKHKEHSSNRHHSGSHKHSHSHSGSSSGGSKHSTDGIPPTVLRSPVGLGSDGGNSSSSSAARKKLHINDASHNHHSKMSKSSKSSGSSSSSSSSVKQYISSHNSVFNHPLPPPPPVTYQVGYGHLSTLVKLDKKPVETNGPDANHEYSTNSQHMDYKDTFDMLDSLLSAQGMNM
- the CCNT2 gene encoding cyclin-T2 isoform X1, with protein sequence MASGRGASSRWFFSREQLENTPSRRCGVEADKELSYRQQAANFIQDMGQRLNVSQLTINTAIVYMHRFYMHHSFTKFNRNGEGGGLKLNIIAPTALFLAAKVEEQPRKLEHVIKVAHACLHQELLLDTKSEAYLQQTQELVILETIMLQTLGFEITIEHPHTDVVKCTQLVRASKDLAQTSYFMATNSLHLTTFCLQYKPTVIACVCIHLACKWSNWEIPVSTDGKHWWEYVDPSVTLELLDELTHEFLQILEKTPNRLKRIRNWRANQAAKKPKGDGQVSETALLGSSLVQNSILVDSVTGVTTNASFQKPSSSAFPAPVPLNSGNISVQDSHTSDNLAILTTGMPSTSYSLASHQEWPQHQEPTRTEQIYSQKQETPVSGSQYNINFQQGPAGSLHSGLHHRSDKLSDHPSVKQEYVHKSGSSKHHGPVSAAPVIVPQKMSLDKYREKRKLETLELDVREHYVAAQAEQPHKKHMQLQAASSSSVTSPIKMKIPIANAEKPEKYMSDKKEKSGSLKLRIPIPPTEKSSSKEELKMKIKVSSSERHSSSDEGSGKSKHSSPHVSKDHKEKHKEHSSNRHHSGSHKHSHSHSGSSSGGSKHSTDGIPPTVLRSPVGLGSDGGNSSSSSAARKKLHINDASHNHHSKMSKSSKSSGSSSSSSSSVKQYISSHNSVFNHPLPPPPPVTYQVGYGHLSTLVKLDKKPVETNGPDANHEYSTNSQHMDYKDTFDMLDSLLSAQGMNM